The following coding sequences are from one Macrobrachium rosenbergii isolate ZJJX-2024 chromosome 36, ASM4041242v1, whole genome shotgun sequence window:
- the LOC136856686 gene encoding uncharacterized protein, with protein sequence MTGDKPLNHQGVVVTVVLTGLGTAVQSGESGRWPRGAFPEEYEELLEYEASHIPLLEKKHVSYDFAYSVRDDDTGAAYSHEEEREGQVTRGEYRVSLPDGRVQIVSYIADENGYRAKVSYEPSDTGHVVPEPLKYAPRPGPSPGYGRRRRPRPYQGGRPKHLRRPKDPYHPSSPEPPYIPGPTEAPYHHPPPPPHPPPPPPPPRVSSPLPPTLLPKPPVHSIPGYVPPKASYLPSPHPHVHKPPPYLPSPIPHHPTRGPYDRTPSPLPHHSTPIPHSPKPPHVPRPTHKPYVSDPTTIPTYITPASHIITTLAPKNTLLVKPTSLPSPPPVPSPAPTIIAKPIKLPEVTSYKPKPRPIVPSSPLPKIPHDEPYIPGLDIILPDVHVTPTPIPLVTSPYPTLLPHSPSPYPTPLPHSPSPYPTPLPHSPSPYPTPLPHSPSPYPSPFTPSPPPYPLKTPLPFIGPSSPSPYGGPSPVPYDFYRAPFFGPQYGPKFPGPSYPPRIPGLPPYLQSGPYPPRQFFRATVGPPI encoded by the exons GTGGTGGTAACAGTGGTGTTAACGGGCCTGGGAACAGCCGTACAGTCGGGAGAATCTGGCAGGTGGCCCAGAGGCGCGTTCCCGGAGGAGTACGAAGAGCTTCTGGAATATGAAGCGAGCCACATTCCGCTTCTGGAGAAG AAACATGTTAGTTACGACTTCGCCTACAGCGTCCGCGACGACGACACAGGCGCAGCCTACAGCCACGAGGAGGAACGGGAGGGTCAGGTCACGCGGGGAGAATATCGGGTCTCCTTACCTGACGGACGTGTGCAGATCGTCTCGTACATAGCTGACGAGAACGGTTACCGCGCAAAGGTATCCTACGAGCCATCAGACACCGGCCACGTGGTCCCTGAGCCCCTGAAGTATGCCCCCAGGCCTGGGCCATCCCCCGGGTATGGCAGAAGGAGGCGTCCCAGGCCATATCAAGGAGGACGACCAAAACATCTTCGCCGACCAAAGGATCCATATCACCCATCCAGCCCAGAGCCTCCATACATACCAGGGCCCACAGAAGCCCCAtaccatcatcctcctcctcctcctcaccctccaccaccaccaccaccaccacgggTTTCCTCTCCCCTTCCACCAACTTTACTCCCAAAGCCACCGGTTCATTCAATACCAGGCTATGTACCTCCCAAAGCTTCATACCTTCCTAGCCCTCATCCACACGTACACAAACCTCCACCCTACTTGCCATCTCCCATTCCACACCATCCCACACGAGGCCCATATGACCGCACGCCCTCACCTCTTCCACATCATTCGACGCCAATACCACACTCTCCTAAACCACCCCATGTCCCCAGACCTACGCACAAACCTTATGTCAGTGATCCCACGACCATACCAACTTACATTACGCCTGCCAGTCACATAATAACGACGCTTGCTCCGAAGAACACTCTACTCGTGAAACCCACATCGCTGCCCTCTCCTCCACCTGTGCCGTCACCGGCACCAACAATTATAGCGAAGCCCATCAAGCTCCCTGAGGTAACCAGCTACAAGCCTAAACCCAGGCCTATTGTGCCAAGTTCCCCGCTTCCAAAAATACCACATGATGAGCCGTACATCCCTGGACTGGACATAATACTCCCGGATGTGCACGTCACCCCTACACCTATACCTCTTGTAACGTCGCCTTATCCTACACTGTTGCCACATAGTCCCTCGCCTTATCCTACGCCATTGCCACATAGTCCCTCCCCTTATCCTACGCCACTGCCACATAGTCCTTCGCCATATCCTACACCACTGCCACATAGTCCTTCACCATATCCTTCACCATTTACTCCATCTCCTCCACCATATCCTTTAAAGACACCACTCCCATTCATAGGACCTTCATCTCCCTCTCCATATGGAGGTCCATCTCCAGTACCGTACGATTTTTACCGGGCGCCCTTTTTTGGGCCTCAATATGGACCTAAATTTCCAGGGCCCTCTTATCCGCCGAGGATTCCAGGACTTCCCCCTTACTTACAATCAGGGCCCTATCCTCCCCGGCAGTTTTTTCGGGCCACGGTCGGGCCTCCCATATAA
- the LOC136856687 gene encoding salivary glue protein Sgs-3-like — protein MLSSESASVSEISATSATLTGTSAQTSPATTGKAKVQKETKVTEPPKKIISSSTVMTPLGTVATTTTTTTTTTTEAPVVVSSTPYASPSTLPTTPKITQIEVPSLQTKIPLSSTTTTSPIKLSSKSPGVTISNPSFNPTVSTQKVFISNAITSSTTQKPVAEAYVAKPKPDKPVGARGYFLPVK, from the coding sequence ATGCTGAGTTCGGAGAGTGCGTCAGTGTCAGAAATCAGCGCAACATCAGCAACACTGACTGGCACCTCTGCACAGACTTCACCTGCTACTACAGGAAAAGCTAAAGTACAGAAGGAGACAAAAGTAACTGAACCACCAAAGAAGATTATTAGTTCCTCGACTGTGATGACGCCTTTGGGGACAGTAGCAACTACCACAACAAcaacgactactactactactgaggCTCCAGTTGTAGTCTCCAGCACCCCATACGCAAGCCCCTCGACTTTGCCGACAACTCCGAAGATCACGCAGATTGAAGTACCTAGCTTGCAAACAAAAATTCCTCTGAGTTCCACCACCACAACCTCACCAATTAAATTGTCAAGCAAATCTCCAGGAGTGACGATCAGTAATCCCAGCTTCAATCCCACAGTATCGACACAAAAGGTCTTTATTTCCAATGCCATTACCAGTTCCACAACTCAGAAACCTGTGGCGGAAGCTTACGTAGCCAAACCGAAACCAGATAAGCCCGTCGGAGCCAGAGGTTACTTTTTACCAGTGAAGTGA